The Vicinamibacterales bacterium genome includes a region encoding these proteins:
- a CDS encoding RluA family pseudouridine synthase gives MAVRGGFPLDMNDERQTMNDIGDTKTARSHRPQALPLDILYEDDHLLAVNKQPGIVVHPAYKHPDGSVFNALLWHLQETGVHPHLLQRLDRQTSGVMLVSKSAAAHARVIRAMRLPPPAGLRKEYLAVVHGVPEPPTGEIRCRLGRDPADTRRVVVSETEGKDSTTRYARLSCSPAGDLSLVHCELVTGRMHQVRVHLASRGWPIVGDDVYAALPPRACHGMTRQALHAWRVSLPHPITNAPLVITAPIPEDMARLLAETGLDTGETPVPLGR, from the coding sequence ATGGCAGTTCGGGGTGGCTTCCCTCTCGACATGAACGACGAACGGCAGACGATGAACGATATCGGCGACACCAAGACGGCGCGCTCGCATCGGCCTCAGGCGCTGCCGCTCGACATCCTCTACGAAGACGACCACCTGCTTGCGGTCAACAAGCAGCCAGGCATCGTCGTCCATCCCGCCTACAAGCATCCCGACGGGAGCGTCTTCAACGCGCTCCTCTGGCACTTGCAGGAGACCGGCGTGCATCCGCACCTGCTGCAGCGCCTCGACCGCCAGACGTCGGGCGTGATGCTCGTGTCGAAATCGGCCGCCGCTCACGCTCGTGTGATCCGCGCCATGCGACTGCCGCCGCCGGCCGGACTGCGGAAGGAGTACCTCGCGGTCGTGCACGGCGTGCCCGAGCCGCCAACGGGCGAGATTCGGTGTCGTCTCGGACGCGACCCGGCCGACACCCGGCGTGTCGTCGTCTCGGAAACCGAAGGAAAGGACAGCACCACCCGCTACGCCCGTCTGTCGTGCTCGCCGGCTGGAGATCTCTCGTTGGTGCACTGCGAGCTCGTGACGGGCCGCATGCACCAGGTGCGCGTGCATCTGGCATCGCGCGGCTGGCCCATCGTTGGCGACGACGTCTACGCGGCGCTCCCGCCGCGTGCGTGCCACGGCATGACGCGACAGGCCCTGCACGCGTGGCGAGTGTCACTGCCGCATCCGATCACCAACGCCCCACTCGTCATCACCGCGCCGATTCCAGAGGACATGGCCCGGCTCCTGGCCGAGACGGGACTCGACACGGGCGAGACGCCCGTGCCACTCGGTCGGTGA
- a CDS encoding BrnA antitoxin family protein — protein MKKEYDFSKAKRGAVVTPQPGKTRITIYLDNDLLETFRDRADAAGRGYQTMINEALREHLGHWAKPVDAATIRRIVREELRKTG, from the coding sequence ATGAAGAAGGAATACGACTTCAGCAAGGCGAAGCGAGGCGCAGTAGTGACCCCGCAGCCGGGCAAAACGCGCATCACCATCTACCTGGACAACGACCTGCTCGAGACGTTCCGAGACCGTGCCGACGCCGCAGGCCGGGGCTACCAGACGATGATCAATGAGGCCCTTCGCGAGCACCTCGGCCACTGGGCCAAGCCCGTGGACGCCGCCACGATCCGAAGGATCGTCCGAGAGGAACTGCGGAAGACCGGGTGA
- a CDS encoding DUF2442 domain-containing protein, producing MSSSVPEARPLARRVEVTADELRVDLADGRRLGVPLVWFPRLISAAPEARARFELLGDGDGIHWPDADEDISVAGLLVGAPSAGLRPRAA from the coding sequence ATGAGTTCTTCGGTTCCTGAAGCACGTCCTCTCGCGCGTCGTGTCGAAGTCACCGCCGACGAACTCCGGGTGGACCTGGCCGATGGACGTCGCCTCGGCGTGCCTCTCGTTTGGTTTCCCCGGCTCATCTCCGCAGCCCCTGAGGCACGCGCCCGGTTCGAACTGCTCGGCGATGGTGATGGTATTCACTGGCCGGACGCGGACGAGGACATCAGCGTGGCAGGCCTGCTGGTCGGAGCACCGAGCGCCGGCCTTCGTCCGAGGGCGGCCTGA
- a CDS encoding DUF4160 domain-containing protein, which translates to MSPTVLQIGRYRFFFFSNEGFEPPHVQDAASLAKFWLAPVELAASTGFASQELTRLRALVVEHREELVEAWHEFFGS; encoded by the coding sequence ATGTCACCCACCGTCTTGCAAATCGGGCGGTACAGGTTCTTCTTCTTCAGCAATGAAGGCTTCGAACCGCCGCACGTCCAAGACGCCGCGTCGCTCGCGAAGTTCTGGTTGGCGCCGGTCGAGTTGGCGGCCTCGACGGGCTTCGCCTCGCAAGAACTGACTCGGCTGCGTGCCCTCGTCGTTGAACATCGGGAGGAATTGGTGGAGGCCTGGCATGAGTTCTTCGGTTCCTGA